One region of Oncorhynchus mykiss isolate Arlee chromosome 8, USDA_OmykA_1.1, whole genome shotgun sequence genomic DNA includes:
- the LOC118965541 gene encoding uncharacterized protein KIAA0040-like, with protein MKEDILDFFSNLWKVATTKHDQGIYNTVCLVVLLALPMVVLFTSLVVCCHCCCCRRANSTGCCGDSPSSDTAKSDKKKKKSPKNEDLWISVKTGPMTQDRVALTMV; from the coding sequence ATGAAGGAAGACATCTTGGATTTTTTCAGTAACTTGTGGAAGGTGGCCACCACCAAGCATGACCAGGGGATCTACAATACAGTCTGCCTGGTGGTGCTGCTAGCCCTGCCTATGGTGGTGCTCTTCACTTCTCTGGTGGTGTgctgccactgctgctgctgtcgcCGGGCCAACTCCACTGGTTGCTGCGGAGACAGCCCAAGTTCAGACACAGCAAAATCagacaaaaagaagaagaagagtccCAAAAATGAGGACTTGTGGATCTCGGTCAAAACAGGACCTATGACACAAGACAGGGTTGCCCTGACGATGGTGTAG